A single genomic interval of Excalfactoria chinensis isolate bCotChi1 chromosome Z unlocalized genomic scaffold, bCotChi1.hap2 SUPER_Z_unloc_5, whole genome shotgun sequence harbors:
- the LOC140264754 gene encoding DNA-directed RNA polymerase I subunit RPA49-like: MNAVGNDILNPAVTKAAADVIDAKGVTALIQDAAQDDEQNTSIFLPPCHEDADRPEHVYKFDDILSPAEYEALQGPAAAFINITPEEIAKKTEEKSHCSFVLEELKFLPADEKSRDRKARCLWFLDILIKFSFLKIIKKKHPMGPECPHIISRKLMKNFTDLQQWRVQNLICVAED; encoded by the exons ATGAATGCAGTGGGCAATGATATTCTCAATCCAGCTgtgacaaaagcagcagcagatgttatAGATGCAAAGGGGGTAACAG CTTTGATCCAGGATGCGGCCCAAGACGATGAACAGAACACGTCCATTTTCCTACCACCATGTCATGAGGATGCTGACAGACCAGAACATGTTTACAAGTTTGACGACA TTCTGTCTCCAGCAGAGTATGAAGCATTGCAGggtccagcagcagcctttATTAACATCACTCCAGAGGAAAttgccaagaaaacagaagagaaaag ccattgctcctttgtcttagaagagctgaagttcctgcctgctgatgagaagagcagggaccgCAAAGCTCGATGCCTCTGGTTCCTGGACATCCTTATtaagttcagcttcctgaaaataatcaagaagaagC ATCCAATGGGTCCTGAATGCCCCCACATCATTAGCAGGAAGCTTATGAAGAACTTCACTGACCTACAACAATGGCG tgttcagaatttaatctgcgtcgctgaagactaa